The following DNA comes from Cyanobacteria bacterium GSL.Bin1.
GTCAGGTCGTGCAGTTGGCAAGTGGAGCGATTTGGGCCTGTCCTACGTTCAGTTGCTTCAAGAACCATCAGGAACTGAAACTCAACCCGTCGTGGCGGGACTAGACCCTGGCAAATCTTATTCTGGGGTGGGGGTGCAGTCTGCAAAATGCACACTGCTCCAACTGCATCTGATTTTGCCATTTGGTAGAGTAAGAGCCAGAATGGATCAACGTCGTTTATTGCGTCGAGGTCGTCGTTCTCGACGTATCAATCGAGATGTTCCATTCAAGCTGCGAAATCATCGCCAAAAGCGGTTCAATAATCGCAGGGGGAACCAGCTAGCTCCCTCGATTCGGGCATCTCGGCAACTGGAAATTCGAGTGGTGAAGGAGATTGCCACCATTTACCCCATAACCGCCATTGGCTACGAGAAAGTAAGGGCTGATGTAGATCTGACCAGTGGGCGCAAGGGTGCGCGTTCTGGTAAGGGCTTTTCTCCCGTTATGATTGGACAAAAATTCTGTATTTCAGAACTAGAAAAGATTGCCCCTGTTGACGTGCGAGAAGGCTGGCAGAAAGACGGCAACGGCACTTCTCAGCTTCGTACTGCCTTGGGATTGGTGAAGGACAAGCAAAATAAGTCAGAAGCAAAGCCGGAAACGCACAGCGTTGACGGTGTTGCCTTGGCTTGCAGTTATTTCATTCAATTTCGGTGTTTTTACAGTTCTCGTGGTCACGGTAAAACTTGGAAGGGTAAGGTAACCATAACCAATTCCCAATTTCGTATCATTACTCGCCCTGGTGCAGTCAAGCGTGGCAAGGAGTATGGCGTATTTCGTCGCCAGCTTCACTTCGAGGTTCCAAGCAAAAACGGAGTTAGGAAGCGCAAAGGCGGAACCATTACCCCTTGGGGCTTTAGGGTGGGTGACTTAGTTCGTGCTAATAAAGGTAAAACCGAGTCGATCGGCTACATTGGCGGCTACAGCGAAGTCAATAAAGTTGTATCGCTGTATGACTGGCAATGGAAGCGAATCGGGCAGTTTTCAGTGTCAAAAACAACGTTAATCAGGAGGTCAAATGGTCTATGCGTAGCCTAAGAGGTTGTGAGTCTCAACGGCATCGAGCGGTATCGACTCACCCGCTTTCCTCCCCCACCTGTTCCGAGGTGGGGGAGTCCCACGGATCTTTTGTTGAAGATGGAGACAGAATCTTTCTCTGTTCTGATGGGGTTTGGGATTTAGTATCTGCAAATGAAATTGCCGAAATAGTTGAAACTCTTGCATCCCTACAATCAGGGGCTGACGCAATCATGGACTTAATTTTCCTTCCAGCGCGGTGCGAATGACAACGCCACACTTCTCGCCCTCCAATTCTCATCTCATCCCCTGCACTATTGCTGATGCGATGTAATAGTAAATAGATCATCCTAGGAGGTTCAGATGATACAAACTCCCACCAATCCCGAAACCCTATTGATTGAACTCCCCAGAACGATCGCGCTGCAAGTAACTTTAGAACAGTTTACCACCCTCGCCACGCTCAATCGTGACCTACAACTCGAAAGAACATCGCAAGGAGAATTAATTGTGAATCCGCCAACCGGTTGGGAAACAGGAAAACGCAACCGCAGTCTGACCGGACAACTGGATCGCTGGTATGAAAACCATGAACAGCTAGGGGAAGCCTTTGATTCTTCCACGGGCTTTATTTTACCCAACGGGGCGATTCGTTCTCCCGATGCGTCTTGGGTCAGTCGAAGCCGTTGGGAAGCCCTAACGCCAGAAGATAAAACAACCTTTCCTAAAATTTGCCCTGATTTTGTGGTTGAATTACGGTCTTTAAGTGATCTTCTGCGCCCCATACAAGACAAAATGAAAGAATATTTAGACAATGGTGCAAGATTAGGGTGGCTAATTGATCCGCAATAGCAACGAGTGGAAATTTATCGTCAAGGGAAAAAAAAAGAAGTTTTAGAACATCCCACCGAATTATCCCGTGAAGATGTTTTACCTGGATTTCGTTTAAGTTTGAGTCGAATTTTAAATTGAAAGCGCGATCGCGCAGGAGGTCAAAATGCTACAAACTCCCACCACTCCCGAAAGCCAAACCCTATTGATTGAATTGCCCACCTCGATCTCGCTCTTCGTCACCCTAGAACAGTTTACGGCTTTAGCAGCAGCGAATCGAGATTTACGACTGGAAAGAACGTCTCAAGGAGAATTAATTGTGAATCCACCCGCAGGTTGGGAAACTGGAGAACAAAATGGGAAGATTGCTGGGGAACTATATCTATGGTGGCGCAATACAGGTGAAATTGGAAAAGTCTTTGATTCTTCCACAGGCTTCACCTTACCCAATGGCGCGATTCGTTCTCCCGATGCGTCTTGGGTCAGTCGAAACCGTTGGGAAGCCCTAACGCCAGAAGATAAAACAACCTTTCCTAAAATTTGTCCTGACTTTGTGGTGGAATTACGGTCTCGCAGCGATCAACTCAAACCCCTACAAGAGAAAATGCAAGAATATTTAGACAATGGTGCAAGATTAGGGTGGCTAATTGATCCGCAACAGCAACGAGTGGAAATTTATCGTCAAGGGAAAGAAAAAGAAGTTTTAGAACATCCCACCGAATTATCTGGTGAAGATGTTTTACCTGGATTTGTTTTAAGCTTGAGTCGAATTTTAAATTGAAAACGCAGAAAAAATGTCTATATTTGCCTTTCTAATTGACTTTTTTCCCATTTCCTTAAGTGGTTACCAATGTCCAAACTAAAATTGAGGAAGAAGGCGAGGGGTGGGATTTTAAGATAAACTTAAAGACCAAGCTCAAATCATTCGTTATGGAGTTATGACAGTCGTCAAAACAGCCACTGCTCATTTAGTCGAAGTGTTTTCGGCCATTCAAGGAGAAGGATTAAACGTCGGAACCCGACAAATTTTTATTCGGTTTGGCGGTTGTGACTTACGGTGTCAGTTTTGCGATAGTGCTCATACCTGGGATATAGACACGCAATGTCGCATTGAAAAAACTCCCGGTCAGCGAGATTTTGAAGTTTATCAAAATCCGGTAGAAGCCGAACAACTCCTCAGTTGGATTCATCAACAAGAGCAAGCTCATCTTCACGATAGTATTAGCTTAACGGGGGGAGAACCGCTCTTACACGCCAAATTTTTACAGCAGTTTTTGCCCAAATTAAAATCTTTAATTCCCTTACCGATTTACTTGGAAACCGGGGGACATCGACCGCAACAGTTATCCCTCATTCTTGATGATCTTGACAGCATCGGGATGGACATGAAGTTACCCAGTGTGAGCGGCGAAAAACGATGGGATGCCCATCGAGAATTTTTGCGACGTTGTTTTCCGGAAAAGGAAATTTTTATCAAGTTAATTGTTTCGGATCAAACGAGTTGGGAAGATTTAGACCAAGCGAGAACGATCATTACTGAAATTAGCCCTCAGATTCCTGTCATTTTGCAACCAGCAACGCCCATTGCCGGAGAAGCCATTCTGCCGCCAACGCCAGAACAAGTGCTCGCTTGGCAGGGGTCCTTGAAAGAGGCTTTATCCATGGTGCGAGTGATTCCCCAAACTCATAAAATGATCGGTCAACTTTAAGAATTCAAACATCCTCGTTAAAGATCAAAAAAATCGAGATTCTCTCAGCGAAAATCTCGATTCATGGCTAGAAATTCCTAAGAACTTAGCGTTGTAAGTTTTTACGTTTGGCTTGACTTCTAGAAGCTCTCGGTGCCCGTTGACGGGATTCTGGTTCCGGTTCTGGGGCTTCTGCCTTCCCTTTCGGATCCGTTTGCATTTTGGCTTTTGCTTTCGATGCGCTCCGGCGAAGGGCTTGCAGGCGAGTTTCGTAAGTTTTACGATTACGGCGATTGGGGGTTTGCTCGATTAAGGTTTTCAGAGCACTGCCTAGGCTTTTATAGGCATTGGGAACACTATACCCAAAACGAGTCGCCAGCGCGATCGCTTTTTCATCCGCATCAATTAGGGCTTGCGTTGTTTTTTCGCCATTATTTTTTTGCCAGAGTCGATAGCCAGAAACACCACACAAACCGAGCGCTAAGATAAGGAGTAAACCATCTTGCACCCAAAGCTCACCCACGGCACCCCCTAGACCAATGGCAAGGGCTGCCATTTCCCATCCTTCCTTCGGGATAGTATCATTTTGAATGCGAGCAACTTCGTGCCAAAACATTAAATTACGTTGGTCTAGAGAAAGATTCTCCCATTTGCCAAGGTCAATTTGAATTTCCACCTCATCCCGACCAATTTCTTCGCTGCGAATAATGGGGGGATTCACTTCTGTCGTTGCCTCAACGATAACCCAGCTTTGCAACTCAGGCGGTAGCAAGGTTTTTAAACGTCGTAATTCGTTCATTTCGGCTCTGGCAGAAGCAGTGGCAAAAGATGTCATGTCAACCTCCTTGACGAGAAACCGAGTCTTTAATCTCGGCTTTTTGTTATGATTAATGTGCTGGTTATCGGCTATCTATCCCCACAATGTTGCTTAAGGGACTATAGTTCTACCATCCCTAATATACAATAGGGTACGCCAATTGCGCACCCTATCAACTGTCCTCATGATCTAATCTAATCGCTGCAGAAACTTAAGATTAATTCATACGGCTTTGAATCGTTTCTGCTAAGCCTTCTGGAATGAGCACTTGATTAACTGCATGAATGACGCCATTGCTGGCTTCAACATCAGCTTGAATGACACTGGCATTATTCACAATGACCTGATTGCTAGAGACAGAAATTGCAAGACCACCCCCAAGCGCTTCCACTGTACCCGTTTTCAGTTGATCTGAAGTGACATCTCCCGAAACGACGTGATAAGTTAAGACATCGGCTAATAGGTCTTTATTCTCGGGTTGTAAGAGAAATTCAACCAAATCCTCCGGAAGCTTGGCAAAAGCGGCGTTGGTTGGAGCAAAAATAGTGAAGGGTCCTTCTCCTTGTAAGGTTTCCACGAGATCAGCTGCTTGCACGGCTTGGACTAAAGTGCTGAAATTATCATTGTTGCTAGCAATAGTAATAATATCCTTACTTTCCTCTACTTGAGCTGATTCACTCTGTTCCTGAGAAGAAGTATTTTCCATACGGCTTTGAATCGTTTCTGCTAGCCCTTCTGGAATGAGCACTTGATTAACCGCATGAATAACGCCATTACTGGCTTCAACATCAGCTTGAATAACGTTAGCATCGTTGACACTAACACTCTCTTCAGAAACATCAATCATCAGCTCACCATTGAGCGCTTCCACCGTACCCGTTTCCAGTTGATCGGAGGTGACATTACCCGAAACCACATGATAGGTTAAGAGATCGGTTAATAGGTCTTTATTTTCGGGTTGCAAGAGAAATTCCACTAGACCATCGGGAAGCTGCGCAAAGGCTTCGTTAGTTGGAGCAAAAACAGTAAAGGGTCCTTCTCCTTGTAAAGTTTCTACAAGATCCGCTGCTTGCACCGCTTGGACTAAAGTGCTGAAGTTCTCATTATTGCTGGCAATGCTAACAATATTTTCTTCAGCTTGCGCCAGTTGGATTTGTTGGGAAGAATTTGCATTCCTCTGGCTTGAAGAAGAAAGCGTTTCGGCATTAACAGTTGTACTAATTCCTAAGGTCAATAATAGGCTGAGCGTCAAGGGTTGCCAAGGTGAAACTTTGTTAGTCATTTCCTGAATATGAAGTATTGTAAATAACTTTAAAATCAGGTTAACCTTTATCCTCAAAAAATAACTATACCGAAAGCATTATTTATCGCTTTCACTCTGATTAATTTTTTGTTGATCGCGATAAACCTGAGAAGAAAATTCTGCTCGATTACTTTCGTCTCTGTGCTTAGCTCGATCGCGCCAATGAGCTAATGTGATTATAATCAAAGTTAACACTGTGATAGGAATAACAAACCACAACATAACGGCATTAAAAATCGGTAAACTTTCTTGTTCCATTGATTTGAGAAACAGAAAGAGCGTATAAACAATGTAATAGAGCCAAAAGAAAATACCTTCCCAACGAGAAATTAAATTATCCGTAAAGAAAATAGGGAGGCACGCGATCGCGACAGCAATCATAATTGGAATATCTAAATTAATTGCCGCTGCAGAAATTTCCACGCCAGAGGGGGCAAAAATTCCCGCTGTTCCTAACACAATTAAAATATTAAAAATATTACTCCCAACCACATTTCCCACCGCAATATCCGTTTCGCCCTTCAGACTCGCTGTAATCGAAGTGGCTAACTCAGGTAGAGAAGTTCCTAAGGCAACAACGGTTAAACCAATGACAAGTTCACTGACTCCTAGGGCCGAGGCAATTGTGGTTGCACCAAAGACTAGCCAATCTGACCCCCACACAATCATGATAAAACCAATGATAAATAATCCTAAATTCACCAACCATTCTCGTAGGGATTTTTCTTGAGGAATGACATCAAATTCTTCAGTTAATTCTTCAGCGGATTCTTCTGGTGATGAATGATTACGCCGACTTTGGATTAAGAGATAGGTTGTATAGAAAATTCCTCCAACTAATAATAACAAACCATCCAGCTTGCCCAATTCACGATCTAAACTAAAAAATAAAAATAAAATGGAAATTCCAATCATAATTGGAACATCCATACGCACTAATTTTTGGGAAACTCTGAGTGGTGTAATGGTTGCAGCAAGCCCTAAAATTAATAAAATATTAGTGATGTTGCTACCAATAACATTGCCGACTGAAATTCCCGATTGTTCGGTAAAATTAGCTTTAATACTAACGGCTAATTCCGGAGAACTGGTTCCAAAAGCAACAACAGTTAGCCCAACAACAAGAGGAGAAATGCCAGCTAACGTTGCCAATTTACCAGCACCTTGGACTAAATAATCCGCTCCCTTAACTAACAGTGCTAAGCCGGCAATGAATTTGATTAAAATAATCGTCATATAGTAAGTAACCAGTAACTAATAATGATTTTAACGTTACTGAAGAGCACGAATGGCTTCTAGTAATGCTTTGGCTTTATTGAGTGTTTCTTCATATTCTTTTTGTGGAATCGAGTCTGCCACGACGCCTGCCCCCGCTTGCACGGAAACTTGATGCATTTGATCAGTTTTAGGGCGGACAATCATCGTGCGAATCGCGATCGCGCTGTTGAGTTGTCCTTCAAAATCGTAATAGCCATATACCCCAGAATAGGGACCGCGGCGATGGGGTTCTAATTCGGCAATGATTTCCATAGCCCGGATTTTGGGCGCACCACTGACCGTTCCCGCCGGGAAAGTTGCTTTCAAGACTTCCCAAGCACTTTGCTGATCGGCAACTTCGCCAATGACGTTACTAACAATGTGCATCACATGAGAATAGCGCTCAATAGTCATCAGCTGATCCACCGTTACACTGCCTTTCTTGCAAACCCGCCCCAAATCATTGCGTCCCAAATCCACCAACATAATATGTTCAGCGAGTTCCTTCCGGTCTTGCAGTAAATCTTCCGCCAGGGCTGTATCTTCGGCAACGGTTTTTCCGCGTTTACGAGTGCCGGCAATCGGTCGCAGCGTTGCTTGTTGTTGGTGATCCGAGGTGACTTCCACTTTCACCATAATCTCGGGCGATGACCCAATCAGCTGCCAATTCCCAAACTGGTAATACGCCATGTAAGGGGAAGGATTAATAATCCGCAGGGAACGATAGAGATTAAACGGGTGTCCGGTGTAAGTGGTATTTAAGCGTTGCGATAGAACCACT
Coding sequences within:
- a CDS encoding fasciclin domain-containing protein, with the protein product MTNKVSPWQPLTLSLLLTLGISTTVNAETLSSSSQRNANSSQQIQLAQAEENIVSIASNNENFSTLVQAVQAADLVETLQGEGPFTVFAPTNEAFAQLPDGLVEFLLQPENKDLLTDLLTYHVVSGNVTSDQLETGTVEALNGELMIDVSEESVSVNDANVIQADVEASNGVIHAVNQVLIPEGLAETIQSRMENTSSQEQSESAQVEESKDIITIASNNDNFSTLVQAVQAADLVETLQGEGPFTIFAPTNAAFAKLPEDLVEFLLQPENKDLLADVLTYHVVSGDVTSDQLKTGTVEALGGGLAISVSSNQVIVNNASVIQADVEASNGVIHAVNQVLIPEGLAETIQSRMN
- a CDS encoding 4Fe-4S cluster-binding domain-containing protein; protein product: MTVVKTATAHLVEVFSAIQGEGLNVGTRQIFIRFGGCDLRCQFCDSAHTWDIDTQCRIEKTPGQRDFEVYQNPVEAEQLLSWIHQQEQAHLHDSISLTGGEPLLHAKFLQQFLPKLKSLIPLPIYLETGGHRPQQLSLILDDLDSIGMDMKLPSVSGEKRWDAHREFLRRCFPEKEIFIKLIVSDQTSWEDLDQARTIITEISPQIPVILQPATPIAGEAILPPTPEQVLAWQGSLKEALSMVRVIPQTHKMIGQL
- a CDS encoding calcium/sodium antiporter, whose product is MTIILIKFIAGLALLVKGADYLVQGAGKLATLAGISPLVVGLTVVAFGTSSPELAVSIKANFTEQSGISVGNVIGSNITNILLILGLAATITPLRVSQKLVRMDVPIMIGISILFLFFSLDRELGKLDGLLLLVGGIFYTTYLLIQSRRNHSSPEESAEELTEEFDVIPQEKSLREWLVNLGLFIIGFIMIVWGSDWLVFGATTIASALGVSELVIGLTVVALGTSLPELATSITASLKGETDIAVGNVVGSNIFNILIVLGTAGIFAPSGVEISAAAINLDIPIMIAVAIACLPIFFTDNLISRWEGIFFWLYYIVYTLFLFLKSMEQESLPIFNAVMLWFVIPITVLTLIIITLAHWRDRAKHRDESNRAEFSSQVYRDQQKINQSESDK
- a CDS encoding DUF3318 domain-containing protein — encoded protein: MTSFATASARAEMNELRRLKTLLPPELQSWVIVEATTEVNPPIIRSEEIGRDEVEIQIDLGKWENLSLDQRNLMFWHEVARIQNDTIPKEGWEMAALAIGLGGAVGELWVQDGLLLILALGLCGVSGYRLWQKNNGEKTTQALIDADEKAIALATRFGYSVPNAYKSLGSALKTLIEQTPNRRNRKTYETRLQALRRSASKAKAKMQTDPKGKAEAPEPEPESRQRAPRASRSQAKRKNLQR
- a CDS encoding Uma2 family endonuclease, giving the protein MLQTPTTPESQTLLIELPTSISLFVTLEQFTALAAANRDLRLERTSQGELIVNPPAGWETGEQNGKIAGELYLWWRNTGEIGKVFDSSTGFTLPNGAIRSPDASWVSRNRWEALTPEDKTTFPKICPDFVVELRSRSDQLKPLQEKMQEYLDNGARLGWLIDPQQQRVEIYRQGKEKEVLEHPTELSGEDVLPGFVLSLSRILN
- the trpE gene encoding anthranilate synthase component I; amino-acid sequence: MIEFSQFCELASEGNFIPVYQECTADLETPVSAWFKVCAGQPYSFLLESVEGGENLGRYSFLGCDPMWVLENRGETTKQVDRAGKETVYQGNPFTVLKECLASIHPVQLDNLPPGIGGLFGMWGYELINWIEPRVPIHDPQKDDLPDGVWMQVDQLLVFDQVKRKIFAIAYADLRDETDLKIAYEQARDRVSKLVSKLQSPLPNLATTVSLTKSPATDDSTYESTTTEADFERSVEKAKQYIHAGDIFQVVLSQRLNTTYTGHPFNLYRSLRIINPSPYMAYYQFGNWQLIGSSPEIMVKVEVTSDHQQQATLRPIAGTRKRGKTVAEDTALAEDLLQDRKELAEHIMLVDLGRNDLGRVCKKGSVTVDQLMTIERYSHVMHIVSNVIGEVADQQSAWEVLKATFPAGTVSGAPKIRAMEIIAELEPHRRGPYSGVYGYYDFEGQLNSAIAIRTMIVRPKTDQMHQVSVQAGAGVVADSIPQKEYEETLNKAKALLEAIRALQ